In Rhineura floridana isolate rRhiFlo1 chromosome 1, rRhiFlo1.hap2, whole genome shotgun sequence, the following proteins share a genomic window:
- the RRS1 gene encoding ribosome biogenesis regulatory protein homolog isoform X1 has product MFNQSLTTCRLWSRRCAVRKKRKRAAFFAHVGSPAAMAALSVEDLLARAEEREAETQRSVTVHKELDVEFDVGNLMAVDKNPAPRAVARQGAVSQREALLRALARDNTQLLVGQLWALPSERAEGGAGPVVARLPEPSTRMPREKPLPKPRPLTRWEQFARLKGIRPTRKKRGTLVWDEAAKEWRRRWGYRRGGGDPSQDWLLEVPDSADPLEDQFAKRRQEKRERVARNEFNRLRNLGRAHRGGTPTELHPTGHQDRAELGRVTALARISTASRGRFQPRLPKEPHAPQSATAGGKKRRFGPVLGDLEGEKNWQLELARNLGSKKPPLDLTRAVNKQLREEEAEAASAKGKKRGQRGKRGRRQQQRPGGAKGKKSGGAARRGNRGRPGSIGGKGKRK; this is encoded by the exons ATGTTCAACCAGTCACTAACGACCTGTCGTCTATG GAGCCGGCGGTGCGCGGTgcggaagaaaagaaaaagggcagCGTTCTTTGCGCACGTGGGGAGCCCTGCGGCAATGGCTGCTTTGTCTGTGGAGGACTTGCTGGCGCGCGCTGAAGAGCGCGAGGCGGAGACCCAGCGCAGCGTGACGGTGCATAAGGAGCTAGATGTGGAGTTCGACGTAGGAAACTTGATGGCGGTGGACAAGAACCCCGCGCCGCGCGCCGTGGCGCGACAAGGAGCCGTCTCTCAGCGCGAGGCTCTCCTGCGCGCTTTGGCCCGCGACAACACTCAGCTGCTGGTGGGCCAGCTGTGGGCGCTGCCGTCGGAGCGAGCCGAAGGAGGGGCGGGTCCCGTGGTGGCGCGGTTGCCGGAGCCTTCCACCCGCATGCCCAGGGAGAAGCCGCTGCCCAAGCCCCGGCCGCTAACGCGGTGGGAGCAGTTCGCCAGACTCAAAGGTATCCGCCCGACGCGGAAGAAGCGCGGCACGTTGGTCTGGGACGAGGCGGCGAAGGAGTGGCGGAGGCGCTGGGGTTACCGCCGAGGCGGCGGGGACCCCTCCCAGGACTGGCTCCTTGAGGTGCCTGACTCGGCGGACCCGCTCGAGGACCAGTTCGCCAAACGGCGCCAGGAGAAGCGCGAGAGGGTCGCGCGTAACGAGTTTAACCGCCTCAGAAACTTGGGGCGTGCCCATCGCGGCGGAACGCCGACGGAGCTGCACCCGACGGGCCACCAGGACCGGGCCGAGTTGGGCCGCGTCACCGCTCTCGCCCGCATCTCCACTGCCTCCCGCGGCCGCTTCCAGCCTCGTCTTCCCAAGGAGCCCCACGCCCCACAAAGCGCTACTGCCGGAGGAAAGAAGCGCCGTTTCGGGCCGGTTTTGGGAGATCTCGAAGGGGAGAAGAATTGGCAGCTGGAGCTGGCCCGGAATTTGGGCAGCAAAAAGCCGCCTCTGGACTTGACCCGCGCCGTCAACAAACAGCTTCGAGAGGAAGAAGCCGAGGCTGCCAGCGCCAAGGGCAAGAAGCGCGGGCAGCGGGGCAAGAGAGGTCGGCGGCAACAGCAGAGGCCCGGTGGGGCCAAGGGCAAGAAAAGTGGAGGGGCGGCCAGGAGAGGAAATCGGGGGCGACCTGGAAGCATTGGTGGCAAGGGAAAAAGAAAATGA
- the RRS1 gene encoding ribosome biogenesis regulatory protein homolog isoform X2 produces the protein MVAFLQFASRRCAVRKKRKRAAFFAHVGSPAAMAALSVEDLLARAEEREAETQRSVTVHKELDVEFDVGNLMAVDKNPAPRAVARQGAVSQREALLRALARDNTQLLVGQLWALPSERAEGGAGPVVARLPEPSTRMPREKPLPKPRPLTRWEQFARLKGIRPTRKKRGTLVWDEAAKEWRRRWGYRRGGGDPSQDWLLEVPDSADPLEDQFAKRRQEKRERVARNEFNRLRNLGRAHRGGTPTELHPTGHQDRAELGRVTALARISTASRGRFQPRLPKEPHAPQSATAGGKKRRFGPVLGDLEGEKNWQLELARNLGSKKPPLDLTRAVNKQLREEEAEAASAKGKKRGQRGKRGRRQQQRPGGAKGKKSGGAARRGNRGRPGSIGGKGKRK, from the exons atggtggcttttttgcagtttgc GAGCCGGCGGTGCGCGGTgcggaagaaaagaaaaagggcagCGTTCTTTGCGCACGTGGGGAGCCCTGCGGCAATGGCTGCTTTGTCTGTGGAGGACTTGCTGGCGCGCGCTGAAGAGCGCGAGGCGGAGACCCAGCGCAGCGTGACGGTGCATAAGGAGCTAGATGTGGAGTTCGACGTAGGAAACTTGATGGCGGTGGACAAGAACCCCGCGCCGCGCGCCGTGGCGCGACAAGGAGCCGTCTCTCAGCGCGAGGCTCTCCTGCGCGCTTTGGCCCGCGACAACACTCAGCTGCTGGTGGGCCAGCTGTGGGCGCTGCCGTCGGAGCGAGCCGAAGGAGGGGCGGGTCCCGTGGTGGCGCGGTTGCCGGAGCCTTCCACCCGCATGCCCAGGGAGAAGCCGCTGCCCAAGCCCCGGCCGCTAACGCGGTGGGAGCAGTTCGCCAGACTCAAAGGTATCCGCCCGACGCGGAAGAAGCGCGGCACGTTGGTCTGGGACGAGGCGGCGAAGGAGTGGCGGAGGCGCTGGGGTTACCGCCGAGGCGGCGGGGACCCCTCCCAGGACTGGCTCCTTGAGGTGCCTGACTCGGCGGACCCGCTCGAGGACCAGTTCGCCAAACGGCGCCAGGAGAAGCGCGAGAGGGTCGCGCGTAACGAGTTTAACCGCCTCAGAAACTTGGGGCGTGCCCATCGCGGCGGAACGCCGACGGAGCTGCACCCGACGGGCCACCAGGACCGGGCCGAGTTGGGCCGCGTCACCGCTCTCGCCCGCATCTCCACTGCCTCCCGCGGCCGCTTCCAGCCTCGTCTTCCCAAGGAGCCCCACGCCCCACAAAGCGCTACTGCCGGAGGAAAGAAGCGCCGTTTCGGGCCGGTTTTGGGAGATCTCGAAGGGGAGAAGAATTGGCAGCTGGAGCTGGCCCGGAATTTGGGCAGCAAAAAGCCGCCTCTGGACTTGACCCGCGCCGTCAACAAACAGCTTCGAGAGGAAGAAGCCGAGGCTGCCAGCGCCAAGGGCAAGAAGCGCGGGCAGCGGGGCAAGAGAGGTCGGCGGCAACAGCAGAGGCCCGGTGGGGCCAAGGGCAAGAAAAGTGGAGGGGCGGCCAGGAGAGGAAATCGGGGGCGACCTGGAAGCATTGGTGGCAAGGGAAAAAGAAAATGA